In a genomic window of Cytobacillus sp. FSL H8-0458:
- the nikC gene encoding nickel transporter permease, translating to MPAEEKAVSPWVEAWRSFRKNKLALIGTIIVVFFILLAVFAPLIAPQGINEQMLSKRLQAPSSQHWFGTDDFGRDIFSRVVYGARISLWVGFLAVIGSIVVGCLLGVVAGYYGKWVDTIISRIFDIMLAFPSILLAIAIVAVLGPSLRNALIAIAVINIPNFGRLIRSRVLSVKQEEYIMAAKAIGMSNSRILFRHVLPNSMAPIIVQGTLAIATAIIECAALGFLGLGAEAPNPEWGKMLSDAKAYLIQAPWTMIFPGLAIMLTVLGFNLMGDGLRDALDPRMKN from the coding sequence ATGCCAGCTGAAGAAAAAGCGGTTTCCCCCTGGGTGGAAGCATGGAGGAGCTTTAGAAAAAATAAACTGGCTTTAATCGGCACCATTATTGTAGTATTTTTCATCCTTCTGGCTGTATTCGCACCCCTTATTGCACCACAGGGGATTAATGAACAGATGCTGTCAAAAAGGCTTCAGGCTCCATCCAGCCAGCATTGGTTTGGAACAGATGACTTCGGCCGGGATATCTTTTCAAGGGTTGTTTACGGGGCGAGGATCTCATTATGGGTAGGTTTTCTGGCCGTAATCGGATCTATTGTAGTTGGATGCCTTTTAGGTGTAGTAGCAGGATATTATGGCAAATGGGTTGATACCATCATCTCCCGCATTTTTGATATCATGCTTGCTTTCCCAAGCATATTGCTGGCCATTGCGATTGTGGCTGTGCTTGGCCCATCATTGAGAAATGCTCTGATTGCCATTGCGGTTATCAATATTCCCAACTTTGGCAGACTTATCCGTTCGAGGGTACTGAGTGTCAAACAGGAGGAATATATTATGGCTGCAAAAGCGATTGGGATGAGCAACAGCCGTATTCTCTTCAGGCATGTACTGCCAAATAGTATGGCGCCGATAATTGTGCAGGGAACACTTGCAATTGCAACCGCCATTATTGAATGTGCTGCCTTGGGATTCCTTGGCCTCGGTGCAGAGGCTCCAAATCCTGAATGGGGAAAAATGCTCTCTGATGCGAAGGCATATTTAATACAGGCTCCATGGACGATGATCTTCCCCGGGCTTGCGATCATGCTTACAGTTCTGGGATTTAATTTAATGGGTGATGGATTAAGGGATGCACTTGATCCGCGTATGAAGAATTAA
- a CDS encoding ABC transporter permease, with amino-acid sequence MLSYTLKRLFSLIPVLLGLSLIVFFMIRAIPGNPAQIILGQLATKEAVEELTKQLGLDQPWYLQYFTYLGGLITGDLGESLRTKTEISQEIWPYLAATIELTFVAMLIAVFIGVNAGIISAWYQNSWFDYVAMVLALIGVSMPIFWLGLMEQWAFAIKLDWLPTSGREEVRNPIEAITNIYMIDTLLQGRMDQFWDVIRHLILPAFALATIPMAIIARITRSTMLEVMRSDFVRTARAKGLRMFWVVYKHSLKNAIIPVLTIIGLQMGLLLGGAILTETIFSWPGIGRYIYEAINYRDYPVIQSGILIIAFIFVMINLVVDLLYAAIDPRIKYN; translated from the coding sequence ATGCTGTCCTACACACTTAAACGTCTGTTTTCCCTAATTCCCGTTCTGCTGGGGCTTTCTTTAATCGTCTTTTTTATGATCCGGGCAATACCCGGTAATCCGGCACAGATTATTTTGGGACAATTGGCAACAAAAGAAGCAGTGGAAGAATTAACGAAGCAGCTGGGGCTGGACCAGCCTTGGTACCTTCAATATTTTACATATCTGGGCGGGCTTATTACGGGGGATCTTGGAGAATCACTCCGGACTAAAACGGAAATAAGCCAGGAAATTTGGCCGTATCTGGCTGCAACAATTGAACTTACATTCGTTGCCATGCTAATTGCTGTTTTTATCGGTGTGAATGCCGGAATCATCAGTGCCTGGTATCAGAATTCATGGTTTGATTATGTGGCAATGGTGCTTGCACTAATTGGCGTTTCCATGCCAATCTTCTGGCTCGGCTTAATGGAGCAGTGGGCATTTGCCATTAAGCTGGACTGGCTTCCTACATCGGGAAGGGAAGAAGTAAGAAATCCGATTGAGGCCATTACGAACATATATATGATTGATACCCTTCTGCAGGGAAGGATGGATCAATTCTGGGATGTCATCAGACACCTGATTCTGCCGGCATTTGCCCTGGCGACCATCCCAATGGCGATCATTGCGAGAATTACCCGTTCTACGATGCTTGAGGTAATGAGATCCGATTTTGTCAGAACAGCAAGGGCCAAAGGCTTGAGAATGTTCTGGGTTGTTTATAAGCACTCATTAAAGAATGCCATCATTCCAGTTCTTACAATTATCGGTCTTCAAATGGGATTATTGCTGGGAGGCGCCATTTTAACTGAGACGATTTTCAGCTGGCCGGGAATCGGACGATATATTTATGAGGCTATCAACTATCGGGACTATCCTGTTATCCAGTCAGGCATACTTATCATTGCATTTATCTTTGTCATGATTAATCTAGTGGTGGACTTGCTGTATGCAGCAATTGATCCGCGGATTAAATATAATTAA
- a CDS encoding ABC transporter substrate-binding protein — protein MKKRNGIWFLVAALLLSLALAGCSSNSSSGTKDEKDKEKGTDTEEASSGGTLVFGRGGDSTSLDPAITTEGESFKVTKNIYETLIEFGEQDTEIQPGLATEWDSSEDGLKHTLKLREGVKFHDGTDFNAEAVVFNFERWKAGSAEQFYYYNSQFGDKISEVKAVDDYTVEFTLNKPIAPFFKNLAMSPFGIASPAAIEKHGEKFLHNPVGTGPFVFKEYKANDRITLVKNEEYWQEGLPKLDEVIFRVIPENSARLNALATGEVDLIDGVNFSDVGQIEGNPDLQTFERPSLNVAYLGLTSTRGPLKDKKVRQALNYAVDKQALIDAFYAGAAEPAKNPMPSVVAGYNDDVKDYEYDPEKAKELLKEAGYEDGFEMELWAMPVPRPYMPDGQKVAEALQANFDAIGVKAKIVTYEWGTYLDKAKNGEADTFLLGWTGDNGDADNFLYVLLDQDSIGSNNYSYYKNPEVHELLVKAQASADQAEREKLYKEAQLLIKEDAPWIPLVHSRPILAGKADITGFKPHPTGSDLLATVEFK, from the coding sequence ATGAAGAAGCGCAATGGCATTTGGTTCCTGGTTGCAGCTTTGTTACTGTCACTGGCTCTTGCCGGCTGCAGCAGCAACTCAAGCAGCGGAACGAAAGACGAAAAGGATAAAGAGAAAGGTACAGATACAGAAGAAGCGTCATCAGGCGGAACATTAGTATTTGGCCGCGGCGGTGATTCAACTTCACTTGATCCCGCTATTACAACAGAAGGTGAATCTTTTAAAGTTACAAAAAACATCTATGAAACTCTGATCGAATTTGGTGAGCAGGATACAGAAATTCAGCCTGGCCTTGCTACTGAATGGGATTCAAGCGAAGATGGGCTAAAGCATACTTTAAAGCTTCGTGAAGGCGTTAAGTTCCACGATGGAACTGATTTCAATGCCGAAGCAGTTGTCTTCAACTTTGAAAGATGGAAAGCTGGAAGCGCTGAGCAATTCTATTACTATAACTCTCAGTTTGGAGATAAAATCTCTGAAGTGAAAGCGGTAGATGATTACACAGTTGAGTTTACTTTAAACAAGCCAATTGCACCATTCTTTAAGAATCTTGCAATGTCTCCATTTGGAATTGCAAGCCCGGCAGCGATTGAAAAGCATGGTGAAAAATTCCTTCACAACCCGGTGGGAACAGGTCCATTTGTATTTAAAGAATACAAAGCAAACGACCGCATCACTCTGGTGAAGAATGAAGAATACTGGCAGGAAGGCCTTCCAAAGCTAGATGAGGTTATCTTCCGTGTCATCCCTGAAAACTCTGCTCGTCTGAACGCCCTGGCTACAGGCGAAGTCGACTTAATCGATGGTGTTAACTTCAGTGATGTTGGCCAAATCGAAGGAAATCCGGATCTTCAAACTTTTGAACGTCCATCATTAAACGTAGCTTACCTTGGATTGACAAGCACACGTGGACCATTAAAAGATAAAAAAGTCCGCCAGGCATTGAACTATGCAGTTGATAAGCAAGCTCTTATTGATGCATTCTATGCGGGTGCAGCTGAGCCTGCGAAAAACCCAATGCCTTCAGTTGTAGCTGGTTACAATGATGACGTTAAGGATTATGAGTATGACCCTGAGAAGGCTAAGGAACTTTTAAAAGAAGCAGGATATGAAGATGGTTTTGAAATGGAGCTATGGGCAATGCCGGTTCCTAGACCATATATGCCGGATGGACAAAAAGTGGCTGAAGCACTTCAAGCCAACTTTGATGCAATCGGTGTAAAAGCAAAAATTGTAACTTATGAGTGGGGTACTTACCTGGATAAAGCTAAGAATGGTGAAGCTGATACATTCCTATTAGGATGGACTGGCGATAATGGGGATGCTGATAACTTCCTGTATGTGCTTCTTGACCAGGACAGCATCGGTTCTAACAACTACTCTTACTACAAAAACCCTGAAGTGCATGAACTGCTTGTAAAAGCTCAGGCTAGTGCAGACCAGGCAGAGCGTGAAAAACTTTACAAAGAGGCTCAGCTTCTGATCAAAGAAGATGCTCCGTGGATTCCACTTGTTCACTCAAGGCCAATCCTTGCGGGTAAAGCTGATATCACAGGCTTCAAGCCGCATCCAACAGGTTCTGATTTACTGGCAACTGTAGAATTTAAATAA
- a CDS encoding ABC transporter ATP-binding protein, with the protein MTEVLLEVNQLKKYFPVTGGLFGRKQGDVKAVDDISFFVNKGETLGLVGESGCGKSTTGRMLMRLIEPTEGKVVFEGKDLTSLNSAEMRKMRKEMQMVFQDPFASLNPRHTVEQILEEPLIVHGIGNKEERKQRVKEMLEVVGLSSYHAKRYPHQFSGGQRQRIGIARALMTKPKLIIADEPVSALDVSIQSQVLNLLEDLQKEFQLTYIFIAHDLGVVKHISDRVGVMYLGRLVEITTSDQLYDKPLHPYTKALLGAVPIPDPTLKKDRELLTGDIPSPQNPPAGCAFHTRCKECMEICKTDRPQLKEIEPGHFAACHLYS; encoded by the coding sequence ATGACCGAAGTGCTGTTGGAAGTTAATCAGTTAAAGAAATATTTCCCCGTAACAGGCGGTCTGTTTGGAAGAAAACAGGGTGATGTGAAAGCGGTTGATGATATCAGCTTCTTCGTTAACAAAGGGGAAACGCTTGGCCTTGTAGGTGAATCAGGATGCGGCAAATCAACCACAGGGAGAATGCTGATGCGCCTGATTGAACCAACAGAGGGGAAAGTAGTTTTTGAAGGCAAAGATCTGACTTCCCTAAACTCTGCGGAAATGCGCAAGATGAGAAAGGAAATGCAAATGGTATTCCAGGATCCGTTTGCGTCGTTAAATCCCCGCCATACTGTTGAGCAGATTTTGGAGGAGCCTCTCATTGTGCACGGCATCGGGAACAAAGAAGAACGTAAACAGCGGGTAAAAGAGATGCTTGAGGTTGTCGGCCTCAGCAGCTACCATGCCAAACGCTATCCGCACCAATTCAGCGGAGGCCAAAGGCAGAGGATTGGAATCGCAAGGGCATTGATGACCAAGCCTAAGCTGATCATTGCAGATGAGCCTGTTTCAGCACTTGATGTATCCATTCAATCACAGGTGCTCAACCTGCTGGAAGATCTTCAAAAAGAATTTCAGCTGACGTATATATTCATTGCCCATGATCTCGGGGTAGTTAAACATATCAGTGATAGAGTTGGTGTTATGTATCTTGGAAGATTAGTAGAGATCACAACCTCTGACCAGCTCTACGATAAGCCGCTGCATCCATATACAAAGGCATTGCTTGGTGCAGTTCCCATCCCTGACCCGACATTAAAGAAAGACAGGGAATTATTAACCGGGGACATTCCAAGCCCGCAGAATCCGCCTGCTGGATGTGCCTTCCATACTAGATGTAAAGAATGCATGGAAATCTGCAAAACAGATAGGCCGCAGCTGAAGGAAATTGAACCGGGTCACTTTGCAGCCTGCCATCTCTATAGCTGA
- a CDS encoding ABC transporter ATP-binding protein — MTQAPVLDVKQLRTSFFSSDGEVPAVDDISFSVNKGEILGIVGESGCGKSVTSLSIMKLIPQPPGKIVGGEILLDGEDLVKASEKRMREIRGNEVAMIFQEPMTSLNPLFTIGDQLIEGIRLHKKLNKKAAIQQAVEMLKLVGLPRAEQIVKEYPHQLSGGMRQRVMIAMALSCHPRLLIADEPTTALDVTIQAQILSLMKDLNEKLDTAIVMITHDLGVVAEVCERVIVMYAGKIVEEAPVEEIFKNPKHPYTQGLLQSVPDVREKKERLYSIPGNVPKPGSIKTGCRFAARCEFVHDRCMTESPPLYNANNAEQHTVRCFLHESGGVINDRSAVGS, encoded by the coding sequence GTGACTCAAGCTCCAGTTTTAGATGTAAAACAGCTAAGGACATCCTTTTTCTCTTCAGATGGAGAAGTTCCGGCTGTGGATGATATCAGCTTCTCGGTCAACAAGGGTGAAATTCTGGGAATAGTAGGAGAATCAGGCTGCGGGAAGAGTGTTACATCTCTATCCATTATGAAGCTGATTCCACAGCCCCCGGGAAAAATTGTTGGCGGTGAAATTCTTTTAGATGGAGAAGATCTCGTTAAAGCATCAGAAAAAAGAATGCGTGAAATAAGGGGAAATGAAGTGGCTATGATTTTTCAGGAGCCGATGACTTCATTGAATCCGTTATTTACAATTGGAGATCAGCTGATAGAAGGAATTAGACTACATAAAAAGCTAAATAAAAAGGCTGCAATCCAGCAGGCTGTTGAAATGCTTAAGCTTGTTGGCCTGCCAAGGGCAGAGCAGATTGTAAAGGAATATCCCCACCAGCTGTCAGGGGGAATGAGGCAGAGGGTAATGATTGCCATGGCATTGTCCTGCCATCCCCGGCTTCTGATTGCAGATGAGCCGACAACCGCTTTGGACGTGACAATCCAGGCACAGATATTATCCCTTATGAAGGATCTTAATGAAAAGCTGGACACAGCCATAGTCATGATTACGCATGATCTCGGGGTAGTAGCGGAAGTATGTGAGAGGGTAATTGTCATGTATGCCGGGAAAATAGTGGAGGAAGCTCCTGTAGAAGAGATATTCAAAAATCCAAAGCATCCTTATACCCAGGGACTTCTTCAATCAGTGCCTGATGTAAGAGAGAAAAAAGAGCGATTATATTCGATTCCGGGAAATGTGCCTAAACCGGGCTCCATCAAGACTGGATGCCGTTTTGCAGCGCGCTGTGAATTTGTCCATGACCGATGCATGACGGAAAGCCCTCCGCTTTATAATGCCAATAATGCAGAACAGCATACAGTGCGCTGTTTCCTGCATGAGTCTGGGGGTGTCATTAATGACCGAAGTGCTGTTGGAAGTTAA
- a CDS encoding ABC transporter ATP-binding protein: MDSIKRYLKFVKPYRLQIIGTIIIGIIKFAIPLLIPLLIKYVIDDIIGNEALSQSDKNSTLLMVMAVMIALFVIARPPIEYYRQYFAQWVASKILYDIRDKLFTHIQKLSFRFYANTRTGEVISRVINDVEQTKTFVVTGLMNLWLDVATILIAVVIMMNMDVTLTFVSLLLFPFYAFSVKYFFGNLRKLTRARSQALAEVQGYLHERVQGMAVVKSFAIEDYEQTQFDAQNKNFLTKAIDHTKWNAKAFAVVNTITDISPLLVIGYSGYQVIQGDISLGVMMAFVAYIDRLYGPLRRLVNSSTTLTQSIASMDRVFELIDEKYDIDDSPDAIQCRDVKGHIQFEEVSFSYNENEPPVLKEINLDVSAGETIALVGMSGGGKSSLVGLIPRFYDVNEGRILLDGTDIRSFKVRSLRDKIGMVLQDNILFSESVKTNILLGKPDATEEEVIDAARAANAHEFIMNLPEGYDTKVGERGVKLSGGQKQRIAIARIFLKNPPILVLDEATSALDLESEHLIQEALEKLAKDRTTFIVAHRLSTITHADRIILIEHGEISEAGSHDELMKKLGNYYKLFQVQQLEN, encoded by the coding sequence TTGGACAGTATAAAAAGATATTTGAAATTCGTTAAGCCGTATCGGCTTCAGATTATCGGAACCATTATCATAGGCATCATAAAATTTGCCATTCCGCTTTTGATTCCGCTTCTGATTAAGTATGTAATAGATGATATTATTGGTAATGAAGCATTGAGCCAGAGCGATAAGAACAGCACACTGTTAATGGTTATGGCTGTGATGATTGCTTTATTTGTCATTGCCCGTCCGCCAATTGAGTATTACCGCCAATATTTTGCCCAGTGGGTGGCAAGCAAAATTCTCTATGATATCCGGGACAAGCTTTTTACCCACATTCAAAAGTTAAGCTTCCGATTCTATGCAAATACCAGGACAGGGGAAGTTATCTCCAGGGTAATAAATGATGTTGAGCAAACCAAAACATTCGTAGTAACCGGTTTAATGAATTTATGGCTTGATGTGGCAACCATTTTAATTGCAGTTGTTATTATGATGAATATGGACGTTACGCTGACGTTTGTGTCACTGCTGTTATTTCCATTTTATGCTTTTTCAGTTAAATACTTTTTTGGGAACCTCAGAAAGCTGACAAGGGCCCGTTCACAGGCTCTTGCAGAGGTACAGGGCTATCTTCATGAACGTGTACAGGGGATGGCAGTTGTGAAAAGCTTTGCCATTGAGGATTATGAGCAAACCCAATTTGATGCACAAAATAAGAATTTCCTGACAAAAGCGATCGACCATACGAAGTGGAATGCAAAAGCATTTGCAGTAGTTAACACCATTACAGATATTTCACCTCTTTTAGTCATTGGGTATTCAGGATATCAGGTTATCCAGGGAGATATTTCCCTCGGTGTCATGATGGCATTTGTCGCTTATATAGATAGATTGTACGGTCCGCTTAGAAGGCTTGTTAACTCTTCAACCACCTTAACCCAATCAATCGCATCCATGGATCGGGTATTTGAGTTAATTGATGAGAAATACGATATTGACGATTCACCTGATGCCATCCAATGCCGGGATGTTAAAGGGCATATCCAATTTGAAGAAGTGAGCTTTTCCTACAATGAGAATGAGCCTCCGGTATTAAAGGAAATAAATCTCGATGTATCAGCAGGGGAAACAATTGCCCTTGTAGGGATGAGCGGAGGAGGAAAGTCCTCTCTGGTAGGGCTGATTCCGCGTTTTTACGATGTGAATGAAGGCAGAATTCTGCTTGACGGCACTGATATCCGTTCGTTTAAAGTAAGGAGCCTTCGCGATAAAATAGGGATGGTGCTTCAGGATAATATTTTGTTCAGTGAATCGGTCAAAACTAACATTCTGCTCGGCAAACCCGATGCTACTGAAGAGGAAGTAATAGATGCTGCCAGGGCTGCAAATGCCCACGAATTTATTATGAATTTGCCTGAAGGCTATGATACCAAGGTTGGCGAGCGCGGTGTGAAACTCTCGGGAGGGCAGAAGCAGCGAATTGCCATTGCGAGAATCTTTTTGAAAAATCCGCCGATCCTTGTGCTGGATGAAGCCACTTCAGCCCTTGATCTGGAGAGTGAACATCTGATACAGGAAGCATTGGAAAAATTGGCTAAAGACCGCACGACTTTTATCGTGGCTCATCGCCTTTCCACCATCACACATGCAGATAGAATTATTCTGATAGAGCATGGTGAAATTTCTGAAGCGGGAAGCCATGACGAATTAATGAAAAAACTAGGGAATTATTATAAGCTTTTTCAAGTTCAGCAGCTTGAAAATTAG
- the ntdP gene encoding nucleoside tri-diphosphate phosphatase, with the protein MAVPIEGEPMQIHSYKHNGHIHRVWEETTVLKGTQNLVIGGNDRTIVTESDGRTWVTREPAICYFHSQHWFNVIGMIREDGVYYYCNISSPFIFDGEALKYIDYDLDIKVYPDMTFNLLDEDEYERHRQEMNYPDVIDSILKSNVDNLIHWIRQRKGPFAPDFIDIWYERYLTYRR; encoded by the coding sequence ATGGCGGTACCCATCGAAGGCGAACCAATGCAAATACACAGCTATAAACATAATGGGCATATCCACCGCGTCTGGGAGGAAACAACCGTATTAAAAGGGACTCAAAATCTTGTGATTGGCGGAAATGACCGGACAATCGTAACAGAATCTGACGGAAGAACATGGGTGACAAGAGAGCCAGCCATTTGTTATTTTCATTCACAGCACTGGTTTAATGTGATTGGAATGATTCGGGAAGATGGTGTTTATTATTACTGTAATATTAGTTCACCATTTATTTTTGATGGAGAAGCGTTAAAGTATATTGATTATGATCTCGATATTAAAGTATATCCGGACATGACATTCAATTTGCTTGACGAAGACGAGTATGAACGGCACCGTCAGGAAATGAATTATCCCGATGTGATTGACAGCATCCTTAAATCAAATGTGGACAACCTCATCCATTGGATCCGTCAGAGAAAAGGTCCTTTTGCACCCGACTTTATTGATATATGGTATGAACGTTATCTTACTTACAGACGCTAA
- a CDS encoding YgaB family protein: MENFNSLVSEQMKTMEKLLYLQSELERCQEIEEELKAIQQETELESVQYEIARMKEELKQIHRIFEEQTEEVIRSYQKVNVTV, from the coding sequence ATGGAGAACTTTAACAGTTTAGTTTCAGAACAGATGAAAACGATGGAAAAACTTCTTTATCTGCAGAGTGAGCTGGAGCGCTGCCAGGAGATTGAAGAGGAATTAAAAGCAATTCAGCAGGAAACGGAACTTGAAAGTGTACAGTATGAAATTGCCAGAATGAAAGAAGAGCTCAAACAAATTCATCGTATATTTGAGGAACAGACCGAAGAGGTCATCCGCTCCTATCAGAAAGTAAATGTAACCGTTTAA
- a CDS encoding gamma-type small acid-soluble spore protein produces MAKQPNQSQAGTNVQEVRQQNAQSAGQGQYGTEFASETNAAEVRQQNQQAEARKGQNAGKQSR; encoded by the coding sequence ATGGCTAAACAACCAAACCAATCTCAAGCTGGAACTAACGTTCAAGAAGTGAGACAACAAAACGCACAATCTGCTGGCCAAGGCCAATACGGTACTGAATTTGCCAGCGAAACAAATGCTGCTGAAGTAAGACAGCAAAACCAGCAAGCTGAAGCTCGCAAAGGTCAAAATGCCGGCAAACAAAGCCGCTAA
- the fabL gene encoding enoyl-[acyl-carrier-protein] reductase FabL, with the protein MTQRVALVTGSSRGIGKATAIRLAKEGYDIVINYARSKSAANETAAEIEALGRKVLVVKANVGDVEKIKGLFAEIDREFGRLDVFVNNAASGVLRPVMELEESHWDWTMNINSKALLFCGQEAAKLMEKSGGGKIVSISSLGSIRYLENYTTVGVSKAALEALTRYLAVELAPKNITVNAVSGGAVDTEALKHFPNRTELLEEAKAKTPAGRMVEIEDMVNTVMFLLGEESSMIRGQTIIVDGGISLLV; encoded by the coding sequence ATGACACAAAGAGTAGCACTGGTAACAGGAAGCAGCAGAGGAATTGGAAAGGCAACAGCCATCAGGCTTGCCAAAGAAGGCTATGATATTGTCATCAATTACGCACGCAGCAAATCGGCTGCAAATGAAACAGCAGCCGAAATTGAGGCGCTCGGAAGAAAAGTATTGGTTGTAAAAGCAAATGTGGGGGATGTAGAGAAAATTAAAGGCCTTTTCGCGGAGATTGACCGTGAATTCGGAAGGCTCGATGTGTTTGTCAACAATGCAGCTTCCGGGGTTCTGCGTCCGGTTATGGAACTGGAAGAATCTCATTGGGACTGGACGATGAATATTAACAGCAAAGCCCTGCTTTTCTGCGGTCAGGAAGCTGCAAAGCTAATGGAGAAAAGCGGGGGCGGAAAAATTGTAAGCATCAGCTCGCTGGGATCAATCCGCTATCTGGAAAACTATACGACTGTAGGGGTTTCCAAGGCAGCATTGGAAGCATTGACACGTTACCTGGCTGTTGAATTGGCTCCTAAGAATATCACCGTAAACGCTGTTTCAGGCGGTGCAGTGGATACAGAAGCATTAAAACATTTCCCTAACCGTACAGAGCTTCTCGAAGAAGCAAAAGCCAAAACTCCTGCAGGACGAATGGTTGAAATTGAAGATATGGTGAATACAGTAATGTTTTTGTTAGGCGAGGAATCCAGCATGATCCGCGGCCAGACGATTATTGTGGATGGCGGCATTTCTCTGCTGGTTTAA
- the mutY gene encoding A/G-specific adenine glycosylase — protein MKEVSQNTIESTDIKGFQDDLLSWFEAEQRDLPWRKDQDPYKVWVSEIMLQQTRVDTVIPYFHRFIEQFPTIKDLSEADEEKVLKAWEGLGYYSRARNLQAAVREVHEKYGGKVPDTPKEISTLKGVGPYTAGAILSIAYGIPEPAVDGNVMRVLSRILSIWEDIAKPSSRKIFEFSVRTLISHENPSHFNQALMELGALICTPTSPSCLLCPVREHCTAFYEGTQQDLPVKTKIKKQKNVQLAAAVLIDDQERVLIHKRPGKGLLANLWEFPMAEINIAYVSDKEQMKDAFSTQYGANVDIQEMTGQIEHVFSHLTWNINVYKGKLLELIEEKNDLKLVTLEEMKEFPFPVSHQKIWKQYLESQT, from the coding sequence TTGAAAGAAGTTAGTCAAAATACAATCGAATCAACCGATATAAAAGGTTTTCAAGATGATTTGCTCAGCTGGTTCGAAGCCGAGCAAAGGGATTTGCCCTGGAGAAAAGATCAGGATCCGTACAAAGTATGGGTTTCTGAAATTATGCTTCAGCAGACACGGGTGGACACTGTAATCCCCTATTTTCACCGTTTTATTGAACAGTTTCCGACCATCAAGGATCTTTCTGAAGCAGACGAAGAAAAGGTATTAAAAGCCTGGGAGGGTCTAGGGTATTATTCACGGGCAAGAAATCTTCAGGCTGCCGTCCGGGAGGTACATGAAAAATATGGGGGGAAAGTTCCGGATACGCCAAAAGAGATCTCCACCCTAAAAGGAGTGGGACCCTATACAGCAGGGGCCATTCTCAGTATTGCGTATGGAATACCCGAACCGGCTGTGGATGGCAATGTAATGCGTGTCCTGTCAAGAATCCTCTCCATCTGGGAAGATATCGCAAAGCCTTCTTCCAGGAAAATCTTTGAGTTTTCCGTTCGAACTTTAATTTCACATGAAAACCCGTCCCATTTCAACCAGGCGCTTATGGAGCTTGGCGCATTAATATGTACACCAACCTCGCCTTCCTGCTTATTATGCCCGGTGAGAGAACATTGTACTGCTTTTTATGAAGGGACTCAGCAGGACCTGCCCGTAAAAACGAAAATCAAAAAGCAAAAAAATGTGCAATTGGCAGCAGCTGTCCTTATAGATGATCAGGAGCGGGTTCTCATACACAAAAGACCCGGTAAAGGACTGCTTGCTAATCTCTGGGAATTTCCCATGGCAGAGATCAATATTGCTTATGTAAGCGACAAAGAGCAGATGAAGGATGCGTTCAGTACACAATATGGCGCCAATGTGGATATTCAGGAAATGACGGGTCAGATCGAACACGTTTTTTCCCATTTGACATGGAACATTAATGTTTATAAAGGGAAATTATTAGAACTTATAGAGGAAAAAAATGATTTGAAATTAGTCACGCTTGAAGAAATGAAGGAATTTCCTTTTCCGGTTTCCCATCAGAAAATCTGGAAGCAATATTTGGAAAGCCAAACATAG